Below is a window of Danio rerio strain Tuebingen ecotype United States chromosome 11, GRCz12tu, whole genome shotgun sequence DNA.
AGCCATAGAGGACGAGTCTGACACTGCCTGCTGATGGGAACGCACCGACCGGCGGCTCTGCACAGAAAACACACTGCTGCAgtcagcactgtgtgtgtgtgtgtgtgtgtgtgtgtgtgagcacctGGTTAGTGTGTGCGAGCAcctggtcagtgtgtgtgtgtgtgagctgcagtTTGTTGAGGTCAGCCTGGGGTGGGCAGTGTTGTTCTTTGGACTGGTCCAGCATCTGCAGGGTGCTCGGGTACAGCAGCCACTTGCGGTTGGGCAGCTCGTACGGCCAGAACACATTCAGAGACGCAGAGCCGAGCGTCTGCAGAGACAAACCGCTGTTggacacctgaacacacacacacacacacacacacacagcattatgCATCTCGTCAGTGTCTGAAAGTGAGTCCAGCTCCACTCCACTTGATCAGAGGATGCTTGTCCTGAATGGGGGACAGTCCCACACAGTTCTGCAGAACACGTCAACACAAGACCCAAACCATTCAAGCAGTGGCTGCGCTGAGACGTGATGAGCCGAGTGTCACGCTAACAGCAGGAGAATCTTGGGAAAGTTGGTGAAAGAGGAAACTCCCGAACACCAGCACTGAACAGGCGGATATACTGCAGTCCCGGTGCGGGAAACTCACGCATGTCTGAAACCCTATTTAGGAATGAGGAGCTTTACATGAGAGTGTGTGGTCTCCGTGTGCAGCACGTGTGTATTATCTGCAGCTGCTGAAACTGATCTGGGCGCAGTGATAAACTCACGATGAACTCAAACTCCACCGGGCTGCCGATGTCCTCCAGCGTGCTCATGGCGCTCTCTCCTCTGACGGCACCACTGAAGAAGAGCTGATGAGGACGAgccacactgcacacacacacacacacacacacacacacatgagagcGCATCAGCAGTGACGATCAGCTGTGATCTGATTGGTCGTCAGCACTGACCCGCTGAGCAGCAGAGGAAGCTCGATCACCACCCGAGCAAACGCAGACACCGGGGCCAGAGACGGCTGCTCACTGAtcctgatgaacacacacacacacacacacacacatcatcatcatcatctgctcTCCATCACCCCCGCAGGTCTGGAGCAGAAACACACTCACGTGGACAGAGTCAGCTGCACGCTTAGAGAGGTGGTGTGGATGCTGATGGCCGAGGTGCTCAAGACCAGGTAGAACTTCACCTGAAACAGACAACGCTcagtgtgtgagtctgtgtgtgtgtgtgtgtgtgtgtacgtgttacTGACTGTCATACCACAGCGTCTCTCTTCAGAGGGTTTCCCAGCTCACACAGAGCCTGAGAGCCATTCTGGTTGACCTCACACAGCACCTGCGGGAACACAGAGCAGAATTAAgaggacatacacacacacacacacacacacacacacacagacacacacacacacacacagacacacacacacacacacacacacagacacacaccctcacatacacacacacacacacacacagacacacacacacacacagacacaaacacagacacacacacacacacacacactcacacacacacacacacacacacacacacacagacacacacacacacctgctgtccGAGGAGCCCAgagtaagagagtgtgtgtggcaGGGACACCAGCAGTTGTGCGGCGTGGGCATCGTCTCCGTCCTCCAGGGGGCGCAGCGGGTCAGACGGGGTGTTGGTGACCGTGAGCTCCAGCAGCACCACCCGCTGGTCCGACAACGAAAACACCTGAACCCCAAACTCGTCTCTGCACAgatcatgatcatcatcatcatcatcatcttcatcatcatgacATAGCGATAGGTTTCCTTAGCTTGTCTTATCTAGTGtacggatgtgtgtgtgtgtgtgtgtgtgtgtgtgtgtgtgtgtgtgtgtgtgtgtgtgtgtgtgtgtgtgtgtgtgttctgctggcCGTTCTCACCGTGGCAGGGCCCTGAAGCTGCTGGCCTCTCTGCTGCCGAACTCGTAGCTCAGCTGCAGGTTACTCTGGCAGATCTGATCCTCTCCGCAGCCCTCACGCACAAAGTTCACCTGCACAGGTGTGTTCACACAGTGGCAATCAGCGAGACTACACGAGCTCTCAGCACACAATCAGGAATAATGTTTTGATAAGTTGTGCATTGAACAGTGATGATCTCATCTGCACGGGTAAAAAGATCACAGCATCTTCAGGCATCAGCACACGCGTGTACTACAGGTCAGCACTCCTCTGTGTGTTCACCTGCGACCCGTTCAAGATTAACCAAGCAGAACTGTGAGACTATCAGACTGACACAATCACCAGCTGCAGCAACCACTGCTGTTCACCTGGACTACACTTCCCACAATCCTCTGCACTGATCACCTCTCCACCTGTTCCTCATCACCTGCACTATTAAACAGCGCAGAATTTCCTGCATGGCGGTTGGATGAGTGCGCTCTAGATAGTGTGAATGTCAGCAGTATGAATGCGGCTCAGACGTTCTGCATCCACCATTTGACATGATCACGTGACCCACTCGCTTCAGCTGTGAACTGGGTGATCATGGGAAAGTGTAGCATCCACTGGAGGAGCACAGCAGAATCTCGTCAAAAGTAGTCCGTcgtctgggtacttctcgcatactgtttttaccTCACTGTTTAGTAGAGAAGTGtgtgatttcagacgcagccagaGTCTCACTGCTGCCCCAGAGGAGAAACACTCAACTTTCAAAACATTTAAGAACAGTaatcatgatgtgtgtgtgtgtgtgtgtgtgtgtgtgtgtgtgtgtgtgtgtgtgtgtgtgtgtgtgtgtgtgtgtgtgtgtgtgtgtgtgtgtgtgtgtgtgtgtgtgtgtgctgtacctCAGAGTAGAGTGTGTTGGAGGGGCTGACGCTGAGGACAGGGCTCAGCTGGTTCTCCGGGTGGAGCTgatggtgtgtgtgagtgtgtgtgtgagagtgtgtgtgtttgtgtatgtgcctGCTTCTGCGTATGGTGTGTGTGATGGCCAGAGACACCGGCCGCAGCTTGTCCCGGATGTTCTCCTGCTCGATCAAAACACACAGGAGCTCAGATTAACACCTCAAACACACATTCTGCAGCTGCTGatcaagaaaacacacacacacacacacacacacacacacctgcagcagcAAGGTGACGTTCTGGCAGTGGGGGTGCTTCTGTCCGCGCAGCTCCACCTCCACTGAGTGCACAAACTCCAGCTCCGATAGTTCACGATCCAGGAACTGAACTCTGTGCGGGAGATTCAACTTCCTGCGCTCCACGTCTGCCTCAAAGTGCACACCgagagctgacacacacacacacacacacacacacacacacacacacacacacacatacacacacacacacatacacatgagcATGGGTCCAGCTTTAGATCTGTTTttgtgtcggtgtgtgtgtgtgtgtgtgtgtgtgtgtgtgtgtgtgtgtgtgtgtgtgtgtgtgtgtgtgtgtgtgtgtcttactgATGTGCGGAGAGTACGAGTCTGGATAAGCAGTATAGGTGTAACAGGCCGTCACGTCCACACTAAAagaacaacaaacacacacacacacacacacacaccaaacacacacacacggtcattCATTGCTTTCACCAACTGGTCTATTATTTAACcaaataccacacacacacacatacacatacacacacacacacacacacacaggcacagttCTCATCTCGTGTGTAACGAGGCCGTGTGAGGGTGATGGCTCCGTCTGTTGGCTGTGGTTTACAGGTTATCATAATGTTATTCTACACCtctgctgaatgcttgattctgattggctgatgagcgtTTTAAGGTGTGCCGTTATTTCCAGATAAACCCACAGCTGAAGTAGCTCagagtgctctgattggccagtggAGCTGGAGTGCTGTGATTGGTTGGTTGTGGACACGCCCTTGCTGTTCTGCTCTGGTGCCGTCTTCaaatgaataatgcacaggttagtgtatactccatcagctcaGAGCAGTGTTTAGTGTCTGATGGCTGTGTTTGtgtccagtgtgtgtgtataaagcacaTCCAGctggttgttatctcagaataaccCCTTCAGTCCTGTACAGCAGTGCTGCTGATGACCCTGTCCGGCTTTATTCTGAGAGAACAGCCTGCTGGATCTGCTTCATCTCTGACATGTCAGTATTGTACACTGGGTGTGTTTAGTCCAGCTGTAGATCAGTGTTCTCCGTCACACACTAAAGGGAAATAACCATCATGAGCGCCTCAGACGGCCTGTTCAGCGAGCTCTAATCAACACTGATGAGTGTAAAAGCGCTCTGACCAAACCCCGGGCTGTCCTGCGCAGTTCTGCTGGGTGAGGTCGATGTACTGCGGCTGGATGGAGATCTCCCGCAGCACGTGGATGACCGGCCGAGACCTGCGGAAGCACACAGAAGATCAGACTCCAGCACACCTGTGTTCACCTGCTGATCCAGGGTCAGCTCTCACCTGTACAGCACCACCTGGTCACTCAGAGAGCCCACCGCCAGATCCGGGTACAAATTACCATCCACATCCAGTCCTGCAGATATGGAGTAACCGAAGCGCTGCACGCCTGCATTAAGCCCATCCagaacctgcacacacacacacacacacacacacacacacacacacacgcacacacacacacacacacgcacgcgcacgcacacttAATAAATCAGTGATCAAGCTGGAGTGTTTGTTACTGTatgctaagtgtgtgtgtgtgtgtgtgtgtgtgtgtgtgtgtgtgtgtgtgtttacctgagAGGGTTTGGTATCGATGCCAGATGATGAGCCgcggtaaataaacacttttccgTCTCCATCAAACGGGGCTCCAACAGCGAtgtctgtaaacacacacacacacacacacacacacacacacacacacacagaacaacaCGTCATAACATATACAGCACACAGCAGAAGTGTGGAGACCCCTGAGCAGAACCGCACCAGTCTGTCATGATGTTTTacatttactgtgtgtgtgtgtgtgtgtgtgtgtgtgtgtgtgtgtgtgtgtgtgtgtgtgtgtgtgtgtgtgtgtgtgtgtgtgtgtgtgtgttttcaccttCATAACCGTCCTGGTCCAGATCTCCGGCGCTGCTGACCGTCATCCCGAACATGGAGTCGTATGTCCCATTTAGGCGGATGGGTCGGGCTCTGGCCCAGTGGCTGGCCGGGTTCAGGAACACGTACACCGCCCCGCCGATCTCTGCCTTGCGGTCGAAGAAGTTTGGAGCTCCAACGACCAGATCTGTCCAGCTGAGGAGAAATCCTGCAGTTATTGTGAGTGcacacactgataataataaatcattaaccaTAATTAAAACTCAAACTCAATTCTAACATATAATCAACACAATGCAGTAGAATAATCACACTGTGAGCTGTCCATGGTGCTCTTCAGCACAAGCCATTGATATGAAGGGGTTTACAGAACAGCGCCCGGTCTCACCCGTCACTGTTGAGGTCTGCCGTGGCCACAGAGTACCCGAATGAGGACGCCAGCTCCTCTCCCCACAGCACGTGTTTGGGTACCAGCTGGTGTGCTCCGTCCCGCCGCAGCAGCACCACCGCCCCACTGTGATTGGCCCGCGGAGCTCCGGCCACCACCGTCAGCTCAGACTTATTGACCAGTGCTGTGGCCGAGTCCACCGAGAAACCTGCGGACACACGGACATTGATGAACAGCTGACCTCTGACCCCACCTCAGCGTGCACACACCAGGAGTCTGCGCTCagtatgctgtgtgtgtgtgtgtgtgtgtgtgtgtgtgtgtgtgtgtgtgtgtgtgtgtgtgtgtgtgtgtgtactgacccAGATAGCTGTTCTGGGCCACGTCTTCATAGGAGCTTTTGGATGCTTCCAGAGTTTTGTAGACCAGAGCGTCCTCTACAGGGTTGGCCATGAATAACAgccctgatcacacacacacacacacacacacacacacacacacacacacacacataatgagaGGGAGGAGTTCACATGAAGGAAGAAAAACTACACATCGGTTCATCAACTGGACCAATAGTGAGGAAAAAACACTGATAAACATGTAAAAGTGTCAGTGTCAGCCCAATTTTACACATAATTTCACAATGCAAAGTGAACTCCCGCTCCGGTCATGGAGACCAGACAGCCCTTACCAGAGTGTCTCATACCCCATTCTCCCAGAGCACCACAAGCGACACTGCCGAATGTCTTCTCCATCGTATAGGCAAGTTAACCAACACAGCCCCACAACATCCAGAGACTGGAGGTGTTCAGGGTGGATCTCCTCCACCTGCTGCTGTGCCTCTGTGAAGCTTCAGTCTCCCTCAGTGACCTCAGCATGGGTGATGGAGGAGTCCACCCCCGCATGCCCGTCTCTGCTTCCTCAATGGAAGGTGTGTCAGTGGGATCCTCAGAGTATTGCTTCCACTGTCCGACAACATCCTCAGTTCAGGTCAACAGGTCTCCACACTTCTGCTGTAAACAGTGCTGGTGTAGAAGTGCTTCCCTTTGCTAAGGCACTGAACGGTTTCCCAGAATCTCCTTGAGGCAGAAAGGCACAAGTTTTAGTTTCACCACCTGCCTCTTGTGTCTCCAGCCTCCTTCTGCATGTGGTCAAAGTTCTTCAGGTGAGAGTTAAAAATCCCTCTGACAGTCGAGTCCAACTCTCCATCAGGTGTTGATCAGTGGACAGCTCTGCCCCTCTCTTTACCCGAGTGTCGAAGACGTACGGTTGAGGATCAGATGAAACAACCAGAGAGTTGATCATGACCGCTGGCCTAGAGCACTGATGGACTCCTGTATGCTGAACATGGGGTTTGTTATGGACAAACTGTGACTAGTACAGAATGCTACAACAGAACACTCGGACTCAGATCAGGGAGGCTGTTCCTGTCGTGTCCACATGGGTGTTGAGGTCTCCCAGTAGAACAAGCTAGTCCTTCGAGAAGGTGGGTACTCTGCACTGCTGTTGGTCCGGAGGCACAAACTACAGTGAGAGACTCATCCCTGACCTGGAGATGCGGCGAGGAAACCCTGTCATTCACCAGGGAAAACTCAGCAAGCCCACACCAGCCCGCCGCCTCTCACCGTGGGCATCTCCAGAGTGTAAATAAGAGAAATCCCCCATATTTGTGTCATTACAGCATGCTCTATTAATCCTCCAGCATTTCTCTTCTCATTACCTTTCCAGTTGTACGTCCCCGGAGCTCCGAGCAGCAGGAAGTTGCGGTCGGGACTGAAGCTGGCGGACAGACCCTGCTGGCAGAACCCGAACTGCTCATGACCTTGAGGACGACCTTCACAAAACTTCCACTCTCCTCCGTCCAGATCGTCCCGCTCCGTCAGATCCGCGCTCAGCACATAGCAGCGGCCCACGGGGTCACGAGTCTCAAACGACTGATTCACATGCTGTCTGAGCTCGTACAGGTGCGCACACACctgtgttcacacacacacacacagagagacagagatcAGGACACGGTCACCTGTGTGCGTATGACTGCATATTACTGAGTTCATACAAAGGCTTTACCTTCGTTAGTATTACTCAAAAATAACCAGTGCATGCTAGTGCAGGACTGACGGTGCGCGCCAAATGCGATATACCACCCTATAAAGGGcactttagaatgaaaacaatcatGTCTTCTGTGCTGAAGTACTGATCCAAACCCGAGTGCTCAAAACAGGCCACTTTAAAGAGCCCTTAGGATGTCACACACTACACTCCATGTGtttcatccctatgccctaatccccCACAGTCACTCTGGAGGGTGAACCCTTTGAAGGCATTAGGGCATATGGATGAACTCCAGATGGAACACAGTGTAAAGCTGGAGTTCTATCACTCCTTCATGATGTTACTGTACACCTTCAGTGTAAATAACTCATGTTCAGTCTGATCTACCTGCCGCAGGTGTAAGACACACTCACCACCACCTTCCCCCCTGCGCCCTGGCTCTTGACCGTGACCCCAAACCACTGGTTGTCTTTGTTCTCTCGGTCCAGATTCTCTGGAGGAAACAAAACACACTTCAGTGAAGATATTTCAGATGAGGGGAAAGACCCTCACAGTGCCGAGAGGAGATCCTCTGCAGCGGTGTTGGGTTGTCTACAGCTGCTCCTGGTGTGCTGGAGTCTCCCACAGTCAGAGAAATATTACAGTAATGCTCCTCAGTTTaagattttttacatatttggactGAAACAGGAGAAACACTCAAAGCAGAAAGGTGCAGCAGTGTAGCAAGTCCTGATTATTGTGGGAAGTGTGTGTTAGATGGAGGTGTAGTGCAGTGTTTACCGTGTGCGTCCACATCCACCCGCTGACAGGGCTCTGCAGTGACAGGACAGCGGTACAGGGCTCCGGGCCGCCGGCTCTGCAGGGGACCCTCACCTCTGGCCTGAGGAGCTCCAACCAGaagcctgaaacacacacacacacacacacacacacacacacacacattgataatAAAGAGTTAAGGATACTGTAATGTGAATGCTACTCCACTAATGAATGACTGTATATCAGCAGAATGTTTGTGAGCATCTGTGTTGTTCTGTCATTCCGCTAGTGTGTCTGCAGTTGTGTGTGGTCCAGTCAGGGTTTATTTACTGTAATATCCATCAGCTGCAGATGCATGACTAACTTTATTCTGAATCTGACGTGAACACACTGATGACGGTCTTCAGGGCGCGCGGGACGCTTATGAgcaggtgtgttttatttttactaagcAGCAGCTGATGATGACAAACACCCTGCGGGACTGCTGTCTGCACGCTGTACTGTGGGGCCACTGTTcattaccataataataataataataataataataataataataataataataataataacaattacaataataataataataatgataacaataataataataataataataataataataataataataataataataataataacaattacaataataataataataatgataataataataataataataataataataacaattacaataataataataataatgataacaataataataataataataataataataatgatgataacaataataataataataataataataataataacaataacaataataataataataataatgataacaataataataacaattacaataataataataataacaataacaataataataataataataaataataataataataataaataaataaataaataaataaataaataaataaataaataaataaataaataaataaataaataaataaatcagactttaaaGTTCTCTGCTTGGTTGGTCATTGCAGGTTCTCCACATGTAGGTGTTGTCTGACGGTTATATTTCAGTGTTTCAGTGCTGTCTGGAGGTTATTATAATAAGTGCTTTACATTAGAATAATAATTCACACGCTCAGATAGACGAGTTTAGCTGAAAGCAGATGATGAAGAGCGGCTCATACGCTGTGTGTTCTCCTCTGAGCGGCTGATGGGGCACTGCACACTGCTTCTGTCTCTAACATCGACACAACATTAAATCAAGCAGACAATAGTGTTGTTTTCacaaataatgagtcaaaatgatgtGAGTTTCTTCCTAAAACAAGCAGAATGATCTGACTCTGGTAAGCAGAATAGTCTAGTCTTCCATGTTGACGTGAGACTCTTCTGCTGACCCCAGTGCAGATCACTCCGCTCACCCAGAAACTAAACAAGACAGAAAACACTTTACAGAGGATTgaagaagctgtgtgtgtgtgtgtgtgtgtgtgtgtgtgtgtgtgtgtgtgtgtgtgtgtgtgtgtgtgtgttggcgccTAGATGTGCTGCTAGTGCTCCAGAAACTCTGGGAACTGATTAGCATGATAAAGACGCCGTGTGAAAGGAGTCTGAGCGGAGCACAAAGAGTGGACGGGCCTCCgctacatcacacacacacacacacacacacacacacacacactcacacacacacacacacacttactgctGCATTCATGAGCTGAGCATTCCTACAGCTCAGGTGCAGGAGAAACACACCctctctaaaacacacacacacacacacacacacacacacacacacacacacacacacacacacacacacagataaacagacacacacgaaaacacacacatatagtcAGAcagacacacttacacacacacacacacttggtgATTCCTGCAGTCGTGATGTCCTGTACTGCGCTGTACAATGTTTGGCCCAGCTCAACAGTTCCTCTGTCAGTGTGTCGTCAGGCTCCATCATGAGGAGGCTCCATTAGCTAATACACACTACTGGTCAAGAGTTTGGgctcattaataaacattaataaccGCCCTGATCAACAGGAGAATGTTCAATAAACactacatgaataaataaagctgAGGCGGAAGTGTTGAGCGGTGGAGTATACTGACACTCTCTGCAGGATTCATTCCTCTCTGTTAACATGACACGTTGATCTATTATCATTTCTCTTTCATTAATGTCAGAACACACACTGCATTTACTGATGTGAGCGCGATCACAGCCCGTATATAACAGTGTGCGGTCCAACTGACCAATACTGTGTTACGGGGACTGACCAGTTCATCTACCCATACTTAATCATTTTGAGTTCACATGTAGAATCAGAACTGTCCCTCAGTGTTGAagaggaatgtgtgtgtgtgtgtgtgtgtgtgtgtgtgtgtctgagctgTAAATAGCGGAGGTCAGGTGGCTCTATAACGGGCAGCAGAGCTCACAGGAGTATAAATagagcaaacacacagaaactGCAGCGACACACTCCAGATCAATAATACAGTCCAGCGGGACAGCCTGA
It encodes the following:
- the itga7 gene encoding integrin alpha-7 isoform X2, translated to MSLWVAAAVLLSAVFSRTSAFNLDTTTILTKEGEQGSFFGFSVALHQQITPEPRSWLLVGAPQARGEGPLQSRRPGALYRCPVTAEPCQRVDVDAHENLDRENKDNQWFGVTVKSQGAGGKVVVCAHLYELRQHVNQSFETRDPVGRCYVLSADLTERDDLDGGEWKFCEGRPQGHEQFGFCQQGLSASFSPDRNFLLLGAPGTYNWKGLLFMANPVEDALVYKTLEASKSSYEDVAQNSYLGFSVDSATALVNKSELTVVAGAPRANHSGAVVLLRRDGAHQLVPKHVLWGEELASSFGYSVATADLNSDGWTDLVVGAPNFFDRKAEIGGAVYVFLNPASHWARARPIRLNGTYDSMFGMTVSSAGDLDQDGYEDIAVGAPFDGDGKVFIYRGSSSGIDTKPSQVLDGLNAGVQRFGYSISAGLDVDGNLYPDLAVGSLSDQVVLYRSRPVIHVLREISIQPQYIDLTQQNCAGQPGVCVDVTACYTYTAYPDSYSPHITLGVHFEADVERRKLNLPHRVQFLDRELSELEFVHSVEVELRGQKHPHCQNVTLLLQENIRDKLRPVSLAITHTIRRSRHIHKHTHSHTHTHTHHQLHPENQLSPVLSVSPSNTLYSEVNFVREGCGEDQICQSNLQLSYEFGSREASSFRALPRDEFGVQVFSLSDQRVVLLELTVTNTPSDPLRPLEDGDDAHAAQLLVSLPHTLSYSGLLGQQVLCEVNQNGSQALCELGNPLKRDAVVKFYLVLSTSAISIHTTSLSVQLTLSTISEQPSLAPVSAFARVVIELPLLLSGVARPHQLFFSGAVRGESAMSTLEDIGSPVEFEFIVSNSGLSLQTLGSASLNVFWPYELPNRKWLLYPSTLQMLDQSKEQHCPPQADLNKLQLTHTHTDQSRRSVRSHQQAVSDSSSMAAVPSVSDRRRSLTLDCAVGSARCLHFQCPLQSLSGTMRLRIKGHLWNSSFIEEFPSVSAVELLVRANISIRSSIRHLVLKDSSTQVSVMIYPEIGLSDQYGVPWWIILIAVLAGVLVLALLVCLLWKCGFFKRAERQPQYETEYHCAHLQQQPSDAERKHTELQ
- the itga7 gene encoding integrin alpha-7 isoform X1, yielding MSLWVAAAVLLSAVFSRTSAFNLDTTTILTKEGEQGSFFGFSVALHQQITPEPRSWLLVGAPQARGEGPLQSRRPGALYRCPVTAEPCQRVDVDAHENLDRENKDNQWFGVTVKSQGAGGKVVVCAHLYELRQHVNQSFETRDPVGRCYVLSADLTERDDLDGGEWKFCEGRPQGHEQFGFCQQGLSASFSPDRNFLLLGAPGTYNWKGLLFMANPVEDALVYKTLEASKSSYEDVAQNSYLGFSVDSATALVNKSELTVVAGAPRANHSGAVVLLRRDGAHQLVPKHVLWGEELASSFGYSVATADLNSDGWTDLVVGAPNFFDRKAEIGGAVYVFLNPASHWARARPIRLNGTYDSMFGMTVSSAGDLDQDGYEDIAVGAPFDGDGKVFIYRGSSSGIDTKPSQVLDGLNAGVQRFGYSISAGLDVDGNLYPDLAVGSLSDQVVLYRSRPVIHVLREISIQPQYIDLTQQNCAGQPGVCVDVTACYTYTAYPDSYSPHITLGVHFEADVERRKLNLPHRVQFLDRELSELEFVHSVEVELRGQKHPHCQNVTLLLQENIRDKLRPVSLAITHTIRRSRHIHKHTHSHTHTHTHHQLHPENQLSPVLSVSPSNTLYSEVNFVREGCGEDQICQSNLQLSYEFGSREASSFRALPRDEFGVQVFSLSDQRVVLLELTVTNTPSDPLRPLEDGDDAHAAQLLVSLPHTLSYSGLLGQQVLCEVNQNGSQALCELGNPLKRDAVVKFYLVLSTSAISIHTTSLSVQLTLSTISEQPSLAPVSAFARVVIELPLLLSGVARPHQLFFSGAVRGESAMSTLEDIGSPVEFEFIVSNSGLSLQTLGSASLNVFWPYELPNRKWLLYPSTLQMLDQSKEQHCPPQADLNKLQLTHTHTDQSRRSVRSHQQAVSDSSSMAAVPSVSDRRRSLTLDCAVGSARCLHFQCPLQSLSGTMRLRIKGHLWNSSFIEEFPSVSAVELLVRANISIRSSIRHLVLKDSSTQVSVMIYPEIGLSDQYGVPWWIILIAVLAGVLVLALLVCLLWKCGFFRRVRHEDQVPQYQAVKIMRRDAPLLDDTLILHKRQWATHWSQGSI